The region AATTGCGCGCGCGACAGGTCCAGGGTATCGAAACCGAACATGGCGTTCTCCTGATCAGCTGAGGGCGGCGGAAGGCGATAGCAGCACGGGGATGGATTTGAAGGTCGGCGTGCGCGAGCCTTCGCCCACGCTGTCGAGCGGCACCAGCGGATTGGTTTCCGGGTAGTAGGCGCCGATGCAGCCGCGCGGGATGTCGTACTCGACCAGCAGGAAGCGGTCGGCGCGGCGTTCGATGCCGTCATGCCACACGCCGATCAGGTCGACCCAGTCGCCGGCCGCAAAGCCCAGCATGGCCAGGTCATCCTTGTTGATGAAGACCACGCGGCGCTGGCCGAACACGCCACGGTAGCGGTCGTCCATGGCGTAGATCGTCGTGTTGTACTGGTCGTGCGAACGCGTGGTCATCAGCACCATCAGGCGCTCGCCATATTGCTGGCGCGCACGGTGGATCGGCGTGTCCAGTTCCACGGCATTGACAAGGAATTGCGCCTTGCCGCTTTCCGTCTTCCACACGCGTTCGCGCGAGGCGATTTTCAGGTGGAAGCCGCCCGGCTTGGCTATGCGCAAGTTGTAGTCGAAAAAGTCGTCAAAAACTTGCTCGATGGAGTCGCGCAGCAGCGCATAGTTGCCGGAAAAGCGCAGCCAGTCGATCTTTTCGCTGCCCACGGTCGCTTGCGCCATGCCTGCCACGATGGCGATTTCCGAGCGCAGATTGGGCGAGGCGGGCTGGTTCATGCCGAACGAGATGTGCACCATGCTCATCGAATCTTCCACCGTCACGCCTTGCGCCACGCCTTGCTGCACGTCGATTTCCGTGCGTCCCAGGGTCGGCAGGATCAGCGCATCCTTGCCATGTACCAGATGGCTGCGGTTGAGTTTGGTGGCGATATGCACGGTCAGGTCGCACGAGCGCAGCGCGCCCCAGGTGCGCGGCGTGTCCGGCGTGGCCATCGAGAAATTGCCACCGAGCGCGACAAACACTTTGACTTTCTTTTCCAGCATGGCTGCTATCGTGCCGACGGCGTCATAGCCGTGGTGGCGCGGCGGCTCGAAGTTGAAGACCAGACCCAGGCGGTCGAGGAATTCCTTGGTCGGCTGTTCCTCGATGCCCATGGTGCGGTCGCCCTGCACGTTCGAGTGGCCGCGCACCGGACACAGGCCCGCGCCGCGCTTGCCGATATTGCCGCGCATCATCATCAAGTTCGACAGGATTTGCACGGTGGCCAGCGAATTCTTGTGCTGCGTCACGCCCATGCCCCAGGTGGCGATGACGGCCTTGCCCTTCACATAGATCTGCGTGAGTTCCTCGATCTTGTCGCGCGCCACGCCCGATTCGGCCAGCAGCAAGTCCCAGCTTTCGGCGCGCAGGTCGGCGGCGAACGCGTCGAAGCCTGCCGTGTGCTCGGCGATGAAGGCGCAGTCGAGCACGCGCTCCTGGTCGTGGGCGATGGCTTCGTCATCGAGCTCGACGACGCGCTTGGCCATGGCCTTGATCAGCGCGAAGTCGCCGCCCAGAGTGGGGCAGATGAACAGCGAACAGATGTTCGTGCTGCCGCCCGTCAGCATTTCCAGCGGATGCTGGGGGCTCGTGAAGCGCTCCAGGCCCCGTTCGTGCAATGGGTTGATGGACACGATGGTGGCGCCACGGCGCGACGCTTCGCGCAATTCTCCCAGCATGCGCGGGTGGTTGGTGGCCGGGTTCTGGCCGAACAGCAGCAGGGTGTCCGCATGTTCGAAGTCGTCCAGCAGCACCGTGCCCTTGCCGATGCCGACGGTTTCCGGCAAGCCACGGCTGGTCGCTTCGTGGCACAGGTTGGAGCAATCGGGGAAATTGTTGGTGCCGTAGGCGCGCACGAACAGCTGATACAGGAAAGCGGCTTCGTTGCTGGCGCGGCCAGACGTATAGAAGGCGGCCTGGTTCGGGTCGTCCAGCGCGTGCAGGTGGTGCGCCACGAGGGCGAACGCGTCGTCCCAGGAAATGGCCTGGTATTTGTCGCTGGCAGAGTCGTATACCATGGGGTCCGTCAGGCGGCCATGTTGCTCCAGATCATAGTCCGACTGCTCCATCAGTTCGGTGACCGTGTGCTCCTGGAAAAACTCGGGACGCACGCGCTTGCTTGTCGATTCGGCGGCCACGGCCTTGACGCCGTTTTCGCAGAATTCAAACGTCGACGCGTGTTCGCGGTCGGGCCAGGCGCAGCCGGGACAGTCGAAACCGTCGGGCTGGTTTTGCTCGAACAGCGAGCGGTAATTGCCCGCGCTGACTTTTTCCTTGAACAGATTGATGGCCACGTACTTGAGGGCACCCCAACCGGCCGCGGCATGGGTGTAGGGCGCGATGCGCGCGTCGGACTTTGGCTTGCTCATGATGACTCTCCTGGTGATATGCGATGGGACAATCACATGGTAGGGGCGGCGGCTTGCCCCGTAGGCGCACAGTTCCGGCTAAAAAAACAGAGTACAGATGGCAAGACGACGATGCCGGTCGCGCTGGCGCCGGCCGTGATTTATGATGTGGACAAGGAGAAAAACATGCACAAGGAAGACAAGGAAGACGGAGTCGACGCGGCGCTGATCGCGCTGCTGGCGCTGCTGTGGCAAGCGCGGCAGGAGGCGCCGGAGAAACCGTGGTCGCTGGCCAAGCTGGCCAAGCGGGCAGGAGTACAGATGAGCACTTTGCTGCGCCAGCTCAATGCGTTGTCCAGCGCGGGACTGGTGCTAGTTACCACGGCGGAGAGCGGCGGTGGCAGCGCGCTGCTCAGCGCGGCGGGCGCCGAGCTGTGCGCCAGCATGTTCGCACCACCGCCAGCAGAGTAAAGCCGAATCTGTACTCTATCGGCTGGCGCCGGACTGTACCTCATTGAGTGTCTGCATTCGTCCTATGCTACTTCCAGACGAACGCAATCAAGGGGGAAGCACAATGAACACCATCATGTATCCGCAGCCAGCCACCTGGCAGCCAGACTATAGTGAACCCTGCGTGGACATGCTGGGCCGCCCCCTGACGGACTTGCGCATTTCCGTCATCGACCAGTGCAACTTCCGCTGCACCTATTGCATGCCGGCCGAGCTGTACCCCAGCGATTACCCGTTTCTTCCCTCCAGCGAGCGCCTGTCCTTCGCGCAGATCGAAACGCTGGCGCGCGCCTTCGTGCGTCTGGGCGTGGATAAAATCCGCATCACGGGCGGCGAGCCGCTGCTGCGCAAGAACCTGGAGCAGCTGATCGAGACGCTGGCGAAGCTCACCACGCCGGACGGGCGCGCCGTGAGCATCGCGCTGACGACGAATGGCAGCTTGCTGGCGGCCAAGGCGCGCTCGCTGAAGGATGCAGGCCTGGACCGCGTCACCGTCAGCCTCGACAGTCTCGATAACGGCATTTTCCAGCGCATGAATGGTGTCGACTTTCCCGTAGAGAAAGTGCTGCACGGCATAGCGGTGGCGCAAGCTGTGGGCTTGCACCCCGTAAAGGTCAACATGGTCGTGCAGAAAGGCGTCAACGACAGTCAGATCGTGCCGCTGGCGCGCCATTTCCGCCACACGGGCGTGATCCTGCGCCTGATCGAATTCATGGACGTGGGCGGCATCGGCGCCTGGTCGCGCACGCACGTAGTCACGTCCGAGGCGGCGCGCGCGCTGATCGCCGCCGAATTCCCCCTCGTGTCGCTGGGCGAAGGCAAGCCTGTCCTGCACGAGACGGCCAGCCGCTACCGTTATCTCGATGGAGGCGGCGAAGTGGGTTTCATTTCCAGCGTGTCGCAGCCGTTCTGCGGCGACTGCAGCAGGGTGCGCGTGTCGTCCGATGGCAAGCTGTTTACTTGTTTGTTCGCCCACGACGGCCTCGACCTGCGGCCCCGGCTTGACTCGGCGCAAGGGCTGGAAACCCTGCTGCGCCAGCACTGGCAGCGGCGTGGCGACCGTTACTCGGAAGTGCGCGGTGCACTGGCCCAGCTTGGCGGGCGCAAGCAGTATCCCACCGTGCGCATGTCGCTGGTGGGCGGGTGAATGGTCTACAAAAATTCGGTGATGAGTTTGCCGAGCAGAATGATCGCCTGTTCTACACCCACGCTCCACGGATAGCTGTAGTTGAGGCGGATGCAATGCTTGTAGGCCTGGCTGACGGAAAACATGCGCCCCGGACCCACCGTGATCTTGCATTCCAGCGCGCGCCGGTACAGCTGCATGGAGTCTATGTCGCCGGGCAATTCCACCCACAGCACGTAGCCGCCCTGCGGGTGCGAGATTTTCGTGCCAGCAGGAAAGAAGCGCTGCACGGCGGCGGCCATGATGCGCGCTTGCTGGGCATAGGCCTTGCGGGTGCGGCGCAGATGCTGTTCGTAGCCATCGTTTTGCAGGTATTCGGCGATGGCCAGCTGCGGAAACGAGGAGGTGGCCAGGGTGTTGAGGAATTTGAGTTCCTCCACCTTGCCCCGGTAGCGCCCGGCCAGGGCCCAGCCCACGCGCTGCGCGGAACTGAGGCTCTTGGAAAACGAGGAGCAGTGCAGCACCATGCCCTTGCGGTCATAGGACTTGAGCGAGGACGGGTGGGCGTCGCCGTAATACAGTTCGTTGTAGACGCCGTTTTCGATGGCGGGCACGTCGTGCTGTTCCAGCAGTTGTACCAGGGCCCGCTTGCGCTGGTCGGACATTTGAAAACCCAGCGGATTCTGGAAGTTCGGCATCACCATGACGGCGGCGATCGGTTGCTGGGCCATGATGTCGGCCAGCGCTTCGATGCTGATGCCATCGTACGGATCGGTGGACACTTCCACCACCTTCATGCCCAGCCGTTCGACGGCCATCAGCATGGCATAGAAGGTGGGCGACTCGACGGCGATGGTGTCGCCCGGCTTGGCCACGGCTTGCAGGCACAGGTTGATGGCTTCCGTGGCGCCCACGGTGACGATGATTTCATCGGGATCGACGGCCAGACCGTTTTCCATGTAGCGGCGGGCGATTTCGCGGATCAGCTGCGGGTTGCCCGGCGGCAGGTCATCCGTCATGTTCCACACGCGGTTGCGGCGCGCCACGGCGCCCGCATACTGGTTGATGCGTTCCCAGGGAAACAGCGAAGGGTCGGGGTAGGGCGAGCCCAGCGGTATGGCGTCATGCAAGCCGATCGAGCGCAAGGTCGACAGCACCAGGCGGCTGACGTGCACTTCCGCCGGCACGGGGCTGGGGTGCGACGCTTGCATGCACAGGCCGGCGTTCTGTGCATCGCTGGTGCGCGGACGCACGAAGTAGCCGGACTGGGGCCGGCTTTCGATCACGCCCATGCCTTCCAGCTTGACATAGGCGCGCAGCACCGTGGTGATGCTCAGCTTGTGCTGCTGGCTGGTCTGGCGCACCGAGGGAATGCGTTCACCGGGCAGGAGCACGCCCTTTTCCACCAGTTGCTCGATGTCGCTGACGAGCTTTTCATACAATTTCATGCAATGGTATCCATTCTTATTCTTGCTCTACGTCATTGCATTATCGTCCAATTCATGACTACCTATAGTTACAGTTATCGCATGTTGCCGAAAGCATGTTGCCTAAATGAAACTGCCATCCGGCACTTCTGATTTAAGATCCACATAGAAAACAAAAAGAGGAATATTGGTTATGGCAATTCCACAAAGCATGTTGTCGGTCGTCGCGCGCGACGAAGTGCATTTGCAGTTCAAGGTAAAGGCCGGCGTCGATATGCGGCAGTTGTTCAAGTTGCTGGGCAAGCTGTGGGAATCCGAAGTCACGGGCATCCTCGATCCCACGCTGAACCGCCACCATCAGTTGACGGGCGGCACTGCCAATGTGGTGCTGGGATTCAAGCCCGAGCTGTGGCGCGCCGCTTGCCCCGGCTGCGTGCCGGACAACATGGCATCGTTTGCGCAGGACCTGGTGGGCGCCAACGGCAAGACGGCGCCGGCCACGCAGCACGATTTCTGGGTCTGGATCACGCAGTCGAACGCGGCCACCCTGTACGACAGCATGCGCACGACGCTCACGCTTTTGAGTCCCTTCGCCGAGCTGGCCAGCGAGCAGGTGTGTTTTCCGTATCATAATAATGTGACCTTCGACGGCTTTGCCGACGGCGTCGCCAATCCGAATCCGTTTCGCGCCAACGGCGTGGCCATCATTCCGGACGGCGAGGCGGGCGCGGGCGGTTCGACCGTGCTGCTGCAAAAATGGCGCATGGACGTGGAGCGCCTGCGCGCCTTGCCCGTGCACGCGGCCGAGCAGGTATGGGGCCGCACCAAGGCCGGCAGCCATGAATTGTCGCCGCTGCCCGTCGATTCCCACGTGGGCCGCAACCAGTTCATCCGCGATGGCGAGGAAGTCGATATCGTGCGCCGCAATGCCAATTACGCCAATGCCGGCGAGGCGGGCGTCATGTTTGTCGGTTTCTGCAAGGACATCACGGTGACCATGGGCATGCTGCGGCAAATGTACGGCGTAGGCTATGATGGCGTCACCAAGACGGACAGGTTGCTGGATTTTTCCACGGCGCTGTCGTCGGCGATCTATTTTGTGCCCAGCATCGACGCCTTGCTGGCCGTGGGTATTTCGCCGGCGGATCCCGGCTAAGGGCCGCCCCGGCGGTTCCGATTTTTACTTTCACTAGGAGTTTTTCATGCGTATTCGTCCCGCCACCTTGCTGTCCGCCCTGATCTTCGGCAGCGTCGTCTTCAGCGCTTCCGCTTCCGCCGTCGGCCTGGGTTTCCTGGCCGATACGCCGATGGCCTACCTGAACAAGAACGACAAGCCCGTCTTCGTGAAAGCCGTCACCGACGTGCTCAATGACAAGCAAGATGGCGAAGCCGTACAGTGGAGCAATGAAGGCTTGCGCAATTCCGTGCGCATCGCCGCCGAGATCACGGCCAGCGATACGCAAAAGACGGAGGCGCAAACCTGCCGCAAGGTGCAGGTAGCCTTGAGCGCCAAGGGCCAGGAACAGACGCTCAAGCTGAAGGTCTGCAAGGCTGGCACGAGCGCGTGGAAAGTGGCGAAGAGCTGATCGTCCGTGCAGTTCCCTTGCCGGTTCTGTGCCGGCAAGGTGCGACTTTCCTCTAGGTAAGTCTGGCAGCGGTTAGAATCACGCTTTACCCTCACTTTTCTCACCTGCATGCAGCAAAGTCGCCTCCTGTTCTTCCGCCTGGCCGGCCAGTTTCGCCGCTATGGCGCCATCGTTGCCGCCACCTTGCTGGCCGTGGGCGTGGCGTCCGCCACCGATGTGTTGTTAATCCGTCAGTTGCAAAACGTCGTCGACGCCATGCGCGCGACGGCCAGCACGCAGGTCGCGCCCGCGTCCGGCGTGATGGGCATGTTGCAGGGCTGGATCGACCGTTTCTTGCCGGCACAGGCGGGGCAGGTGGACTTATGGGTGATTCCCGCCACCATCCTGGGCCTGGCCGTGCTGCGCATGGTGTCGAGCTTTGCCGGCGATTATGGTTCCGTCTGGCTATCGAGCCGGGTGCAGGCCGATTTGCGCGAAAAAATGTTCGCCACCATCATGCGCCTGCCCAGCCGCTTTTTCGATACCACCACCACCAGTTTGACGCAGTCGCGCGTGGCCTTCGACGCCAGCCAGGTGTCGCAGGCGGGCTTGAACGTGCTCAACGTGATGGTGCGCGATTCCGTCGCCACCATCGGTTATCTGATCCTGCTGTTCAGCATCGACGTGAAACTGGCCCTGTTCTGCATGGCGTCGATGCCCATCGTGGCCATCGTCGTGACTCTGGCGGGACGCCGCATGCGCCACCTGAGCAAGAGTTCGCAGCAAGCCGTGGGCGAGCTGACCTCCGTGCTCGACGAAAGCATCGGCGGCCAGCGCGTCGTGAAAATCTTCGGCGGCCAGGATTATGAACAGGCGCGCTTCGTCGACGTGGTCAAGCGCAACCGCCAGCTGGCCGTCAAGCATGCTGCCACCTCGGCCATGAATTCCGGCTTCATCATGATGCTCGTCGGCATCACCCTGTCATCCGTGATCTATTTCGCCATGCTGCGCGCGCAAAGCGGCGCCATCACGCCGGGCGCCTTCGTCGCCTTCATGGGGGCACTGATGGCGATGCAGTCGCCGATCAAGAATCTGACGAAGATCAATGAACCGCTGCAGCGTGGCCTGGCGGCGGCCGAGTCCGTCTTCGGCCTGATCGACACGCCGCTGGAACCGGACCCGGGCGCCATCGCGCCCGTCACGGTGCAGGGCAATCTGTCCTTGCAGAACGTGCACTTCCGCTACAACAGCGACGATCCCGATGCGCCTACGGCCTTGAGCGACATCACGCTCGACATCCGCGCCGGCGAAACGGTGGCCCTGGTGGGCGGCTCGGGCGGTGGCAAGACAACCTTGCTGGGCTTGCTGCCGCGCTTCTATGACGTCAGCGGCGGCCAGATCCTGCTAGACGGCGTCGACCTGCGCGACTACGCGCTGCTGGCCCTGCGGCGCCAGTTCGCCCTCGTCAGCCAGGACGTGATTTTGTTCAACGACACGATGGCGGCGAATATCGCGTATGGCGACCCGGCCCCGGACCAGGACAGAATCGAAGCATCGGCGCGCGCCGCCTATGCGCACGACTTCATCATGCAGTTGCCGCAGGGCTACGCCACCCAGGCGGGGCAGAATGGTTCGCGCCTGTCGGGCGGACAACGCCAGCGCCTGGCGATCGCCCGCGCCCTGTACAAGGACGCGCCGATTTTGCTGCTGGACGAAGCGACCAGCGCGCTGGACACGGAGTCGGAGCGTTCCGTGCAGGCGGCGCTGGAAGTGCTGATGCGCAACCGCACCACCATCGTCATCGCCCACAGGCTGTCGACCATCGAAAGTGCCGACCGCATCGTCGTCATGCAGGGTGGCCGCCTGGTGGAAGCGGGCAGCCACACGGACTTGCTGCGGCAGGGCGGCGCGTATGCGCGCCTGCATGCGAGCCAGCTATCTCCCATCAAGGATGGCTTGGGCTGAAACTGCGCACGCGCACGCGCACCCGCCAGGCCGGAGCCGGATCAGCAGGTTCGTCCCGGCCTTTTTTCATGGGGCGGCAATCGTGCCCATGGCGAACGGCGCTTGCCTTTATGATGGTGGCCGCAAAGCAATATGATCAATGGAGCAACATGAAGAATCAACAGACGATGCGCTGGCTGCTGGCCGCCGCGCTGGGCATGGGTGCAGCCCTGCCACTGGCGGCACAGGAGCAGTCCGCGGCGCCAAAACCAACGCCCACACGACAGGAGGAAGACCAGGCCATGTATCTGGATGAAAATTTCATGCCGAGCAACCAACGCCGCGCCGTGTATGCGCTGCGCACGCCGCCCGTACGCGACGAGGCGCTGGGCGCCTGGCACGTGCGGCTGGAATTTCCCGACACGCCGGGCGTGCTGGCCTTTGAAACCTACACCACGGACCTGGACCTGAGCCAGGTCAGGTTCGTGCGTTTCCGCAAGTATTACTACGAGAATGGCCAGTTGCTGCGCGAAACCTACTTCAATGCCCAGGGCGAGGAGTTGCTCGGCGGCTGCGTGTACTTTGAAAACGGCCAGGTCAAGCAAAAGGTGACGGCCTTGCCGAACGGGCGTGACAGCATCTCGGAAACGTATCACGAGAATGGCCAGCTGATGAGCCGCACCTTGTATCACGGCGACGAGATGGCCGATGGCGAGCATGTGTCGTATGCCGCGAATGGTGCCGTCAGCAGCCGCTCGTATCGACGCAATGGCGAGATGGATGGCGTGCAGGAATCGTTTTATGCCGATGGCAAGCTGTTCCAACGGGGACAGTTCGTCGATGGCAAGCGCGAGGGCGAGTTTGTCACGTATGCCGAGGACGGCAGTGTGATGGCCAGGACCGTGTGGGTGCACGGCAAGCCTGACGGCTGGTCGTTTGAAAGCCATGGCAATGGCGTCATGTCGAACAAAACGCTGTACCAGAAAGGCGCCGTGCTCAGCTTGCAAACGTGGGGACCGAGTGGCCGGCCCGTGTTTGCGTGGCAGAAAGACGCGCAGGGGCGCGACCATGGCGATACGACGGACTGGCATGCCAACGGCGTGCGCGCCAGCGTGACCCCGTTTGTCGAAGGCCAGCGCCACGGCTTGCTGCAAACCTGGTACAGCGATGGCAGCCTGCGGCAGATCGTGCCGTACGAGCACGGCAAGAAGCACGGTATCGAGCGTCAGTGGGACCAGGCCGGCAAGCAGGTGCTGGAGCAGGCATGGCGTGACGGTCAGCCCGTAACAAGCAGTTAGTTCCGCGCCGCCATTGCAGGTATCATGCAGGGATTCCGGCCCGCCAGCAGGCGCGAAGCCGGTGGGATAACTGGAGGCAATGGTGGTGGAAGCGGAAGTTTCGGCGTTGGCCAGGGCGCAAGGCATGGCCTTGCAAAACATGCGTGTCGTCATGCGCGCGGCGCAGCGCCACTCGGCGCAGATCGAGAAACAATGCGGCGTGTCGGGCGCGCAATTGTGGGTGATGCAGGAATTGCTGGAGCGGCCGGGCCTGCGCATGGGCGAGCTGGCCAGCAAGATGTCGATCCACCAGACGACGGCCAGCAACCTGGTCGAGGCGTTGGTCAAGAAAGCCTATGTGCGCAAGGCGCGCGACCAGCCCGATCAGCGCGTGGTCACCCTGACCCTGACGGCGGAGGGGCAGGCCGTGATCGCCGGCGCGCCGCAGCCGGCGCGCGGTTTGCTGCCCAGTGCGCTGGCTCAGCTGGACCCCGACAGCCTGGCGCACCTGAACCTGGGCTTGAGCGCCTTGCTGGCCGTCGTCGCTCCCGATGACAGGCAGGCGGGCATGCAGCCGTTTCCGTTTACGATGTAGCTCCCTGAGTTTCCCGGCCCGCTTGCTGCTGTGGCAACCGTTGCAGCTGCAATTGCGCCAGCGCCCCGTACAGCGGTTCGCTCAGTACGCGCGAAACCGTGCTGGCGACGACGGCGCAGGCCATCAGGCTCAGCACCATGCCGTGGCCATCGACCATTTCCATGACAATAATAAAAGCCGTCAGCGGCGCCTGCGTGGCGGCGGCCAGGAAGCCCACCATGCCCAGCGCGATCAGCGCGGGCGCGTGCGGATAGTGCAGCAGCACGGCGATATCGTGGCCGATGCCGGCGCCGATGGCCAGCGATGGCGCGAAGATGCCGGCCGGCACGCCCGACCAGACGGTCAGCCACGTGGCCACATATTTGAAGGCAACAAAGGCGGGCGCCACGTCGGACGAGCCTTCCAGCATGGCGCGCGTGGCCACGGTGCCGCTGCCGAACGTGGCGCCATGGCTGGCGATGCCGATGGCCGCCACCAGCACACCGCAGACGGCGGCGAACAGCACGGGCCGGCCCTTTCTCCACGCGGACAGTTTTCCCAGCGGATTGCCACGGGCGGAGGCCAGCAGCAGCCGGGCAAACAGGCCGCCCGCCACGCCTGCGATCAAGGTGACGAGTAAACCCGGCAAGGCCAGCGCCAGGCCGATGGGGCCGGGATGGATGATGCCGAAGTGCGTGGCGTTGCCGTGGATCGACACGGCCATCATGCCGGCCAGCACGATGCCGGCCACGATCAGGCCGCTGTTGCGCTGCTCGGGCGAGCGCGAGAGTTCCTCGATGGCAAACATGACGCCCGCCAGCGGCGTGTTGAAGGCGGCCGCGATGCCGGCCGCGCCGCCGGCCACCAGCAGCGAATGGGCGCTCACCTGCGAGTGGCGCGGCAGCCAGCGGCGCGCGGCCAGCATCACGCCAGCCGCAATTTGCACGGACGGGCCTTCGCGCCCCAGAGACAAGCCGCCCAGCAAGCCCCCCGCCGTCAGGCCGATTTTCGCGGCACTGAGTTTCAACGAGACAAATAGCGAGCGCTGCTCGGGCGCCACGGCCGGATCCAGTGTCGCCATCACTTGTGGGATGCCGGAACCGGCCGCGCCCATCGCGTAGCGGCGCGTCAGCCAGACCAGCAGGGCGGCGCAGGCTGGCGTCCATAGCAGGGCGAACCACCAGGCCTTGCCGTTAAAAAAGAGAAACAGGTCCAGCGCTTCCTCCGCCAGCCACGTAAAACCGACGACGACGAGACCCGCGATGGCGGCCATGCCGACGACGACGGCGCGCGACCACCACAGGCGCGGGTTGGCAAATTCATGCTTGAAGGCAGAGGGAATATCGTGCAAGTGCTTCATTGCGGCAAGTCCAGGAAGGGGCGCGCAGGGCGTCGGGGAGACTTGCCATTATATAGATGTATTTGTTCAAATGTATTTGCGGGATTTAATTTTGGTATTGCAGTTGCGGAACTGCTACACGAACAGCTCGCGCCGCGCGCTCTGGCTGATGGCGATGGTGGCCGGGTGGCTCAGGCGCCGTTCCGTGGTGATCGCATACACCTGCTCGACGAGGCTGTCGACCCGGCCCAGTGCCACCACGGCGTACTGTTCGCAGACCTGGGGCGCGATGACGGTGGGCGCAAAGAACAGGCCGGCGCCGGACTGGCCGAAGGCTTTCATCATGGCGCTGTCGTCGAACTCGCCTACGATGCGCGGGTGCAGATTGTTGTCGCCCAGCCACTGCAGCAAGCGCCCGTAAATGGCGAAGTCTTCGCCGGGCAGCAGCAGCGGCGCGCCGTCCAGGCATTGCGGAAAGCCCCCTGTCAGGGTGGCGGCCAGCGCTGGCGTGCCGAACAGGGTCATGCCGCTTTCGCCCAGTAAATGGTTAAAGCCGCGCACGCTCAAGTGGGCCGGCATGGGGCGGTCCGCCATGATCAGGTCGAGCCGGTGCACTGCCAGGTCCGCCAGCAGGCTGGCCAGCCGGCCTTCGCGGCAAATGATGCGCAGCGGCTCGGCCAGTCCCAGCGCGGGCGCGACGAGGCGGCAGGCGATCAGTTTCGACACGGAATCGGCGCAGCCCACGCGGAAGGTCGTCGTCGTGGTGCGCGATTGGTCGCGCACGATTTCCAGCAATTCATCGCCCGTGCTGAAGATGCTTTCGGCATGGCTGAGGATGCGCCGCCCCGTGTCCGTCAATTCCAGCTGGCGCCCGCTGCGGCGGAACAGTTCCACGCCCAGGGTGTCGGCAAACTCGCTGAGCTGTCCGGAAATCGATTGCGGCGTCAGGTGCAGCTGCTCGGCCGCGCGCGCGATGCTGCCTGTCTTGGCCACCATCCAGAAATAGCGCAAGTGCTTGAAGTTGAGTGTAGACATGATATTTCCCGGTAATAAATACATCGAGTTTTTCGATGTATTCTTAAATTATATTCGATTTGTTCGATGTTTATATTCAGACTATGATGGCTGCTCAATTCA is a window of Janthinobacterium rivuli DNA encoding:
- the msbA gene encoding lipid A export permease/ATP-binding protein MsbA; this translates as MQQSRLLFFRLAGQFRRYGAIVAATLLAVGVASATDVLLIRQLQNVVDAMRATASTQVAPASGVMGMLQGWIDRFLPAQAGQVDLWVIPATILGLAVLRMVSSFAGDYGSVWLSSRVQADLREKMFATIMRLPSRFFDTTTTSLTQSRVAFDASQVSQAGLNVLNVMVRDSVATIGYLILLFSIDVKLALFCMASMPIVAIVVTLAGRRMRHLSKSSQQAVGELTSVLDESIGGQRVVKIFGGQDYEQARFVDVVKRNRQLAVKHAATSAMNSGFIMMLVGITLSSVIYFAMLRAQSGAITPGAFVAFMGALMAMQSPIKNLTKINEPLQRGLAAAESVFGLIDTPLEPDPGAIAPVTVQGNLSLQNVHFRYNSDDPDAPTALSDITLDIRAGETVALVGGSGGGKTTLLGLLPRFYDVSGGQILLDGVDLRDYALLALRRQFALVSQDVILFNDTMAANIAYGDPAPDQDRIEASARAAYAHDFIMQLPQGYATQAGQNGSRLSGGQRQRLAIARALYKDAPILLLDEATSALDTESERSVQAALEVLMRNRTTIVIAHRLSTIESADRIVVMQGGRLVEAGSHTDLLRQGGAYARLHASQLSPIKDGLG
- a CDS encoding toxin-antitoxin system YwqK family antitoxin, giving the protein MKNQQTMRWLLAAALGMGAALPLAAQEQSAAPKPTPTRQEEDQAMYLDENFMPSNQRRAVYALRTPPVRDEALGAWHVRLEFPDTPGVLAFETYTTDLDLSQVRFVRFRKYYYENGQLLRETYFNAQGEELLGGCVYFENGQVKQKVTALPNGRDSISETYHENGQLMSRTLYHGDEMADGEHVSYAANGAVSSRSYRRNGEMDGVQESFYADGKLFQRGQFVDGKREGEFVTYAEDGSVMARTVWVHGKPDGWSFESHGNGVMSNKTLYQKGAVLSLQTWGPSGRPVFAWQKDAQGRDHGDTTDWHANGVRASVTPFVEGQRHGLLQTWYSDGSLRQIVPYEHGKKHGIERQWDQAGKQVLEQAWRDGQPVTSS
- a CDS encoding MarR family winged helix-turn-helix transcriptional regulator; this encodes MVVEAEVSALARAQGMALQNMRVVMRAAQRHSAQIEKQCGVSGAQLWVMQELLERPGLRMGELASKMSIHQTTASNLVEALVKKAYVRKARDQPDQRVVTLTLTAEGQAVIAGAPQPARGLLPSALAQLDPDSLAHLNLGLSALLAVVAPDDRQAGMQPFPFTM
- a CDS encoding chloride channel protein, whose protein sequence is MKHLHDIPSAFKHEFANPRLWWSRAVVVGMAAIAGLVVVGFTWLAEEALDLFLFFNGKAWWFALLWTPACAALLVWLTRRYAMGAAGSGIPQVMATLDPAVAPEQRSLFVSLKLSAAKIGLTAGGLLGGLSLGREGPSVQIAAGVMLAARRWLPRHSQVSAHSLLVAGGAAGIAAAFNTPLAGVMFAIEELSRSPEQRNSGLIVAGIVLAGMMAVSIHGNATHFGIIHPGPIGLALALPGLLVTLIAGVAGGLFARLLLASARGNPLGKLSAWRKGRPVLFAAVCGVLVAAIGIASHGATFGSGTVATRAMLEGSSDVAPAFVAFKYVATWLTVWSGVPAGIFAPSLAIGAGIGHDIAVLLHYPHAPALIALGMVGFLAAATQAPLTAFIIVMEMVDGHGMVLSLMACAVVASTVSRVLSEPLYGALAQLQLQRLPQQQAGRETQGATS
- the nhaR gene encoding transcriptional activator NhaR, with the translated sequence MSTLNFKHLRYFWMVAKTGSIARAAEQLHLTPQSISGQLSEFADTLGVELFRRSGRQLELTDTGRRILSHAESIFSTGDELLEIVRDQSRTTTTTFRVGCADSVSKLIACRLVAPALGLAEPLRIICREGRLASLLADLAVHRLDLIMADRPMPAHLSVRGFNHLLGESGMTLFGTPALAATLTGGFPQCLDGAPLLLPGEDFAIYGRLLQWLGDNNLHPRIVGEFDDSAMMKAFGQSGAGLFFAPTVIAPQVCEQYAVVALGRVDSLVEQVYAITTERRLSHPATIAISQSARRELFV